One Archangium violaceum genomic window, CTCATCGTGAGATCCGAGCCAAACGTCTTGCGGCGCATCTCCACATAGTCGACCGGGTCCGGAACCCGGTTCTGGATTTGATTGGCGAGCTCCCACAACCAGCTCTCGGTCATGTCCTGGATGGCCCGGCGGAACTGATTGCGCGCATCGGCGGACATGGGGCCCGCCGTGCGAGCCCACAAGTCGGCGAGGCCCCGCTCCACCGGATTGGTGGGAACGGCGGTGAGGGTGGCGGGATCATCCGGCATGAACGCCGTCAGCCGCGCGTTGAACACCTTCGCCCCCGCCATGTCGCGGGTGTAGCCGTAGAGCGCCGGGAAGTAGTCGTCCGCGTAGGTTCCCCAGACGAGCCAGCCGGCCGTGAGATCCAGCTGGGGGCCCGAGGCCGCCGGGTGGATCAACGCACCGCACAGGGCCACGTCGGCGACATCGAACGTGTGGTCATCCCAGATGTAGACACCCGGGAGGCCAGGCAGGGCGTCCAGCATTCCCATCTGGCGCGCCCATTCCTTGGAGCTGCGCCGCGCGGCGTCCAGGTGGGCGTTCTGCCGTGTCGAGTACGGCATGTAGAACCGGGGCAGCTTGACCGGACCCACGGCCGTATAGGGAACGTGGGTGTAGCTCTTGAACCGCCCCAACCCCAGGGCGCCGGGTGACAGGTGGAGCCGCGCCGCCGAGGTCCCCAGGCCCGTGGGGCCGAGGGGAAGGCTGATGGGCGAGTGCCCCGCGCTCCCGGCGGACTTGTTCATGTAGCGGCTCGAGCGCATGTGCCACTCGTGGCCGCCGGACTGCCAGTCCTGGAGTCCTCGGATATAGGTGAGGACGTGCATCCGCTCGACCGGGTTGAGGCCGTACTCCTCGAAGAGGGACGGCAGCTCGGTCAGCGCGGTGTTCTCGAACTGCTGCAGCCGGGACGTGAGGATCTCGTTGGTCAGATGGGCGGCGCGCGGCGGGTCGACGTTCAGGAAGCGCTCGAGGACCAGGACACAGTTGGAGAGCTCGCCCTCCTCCAGGATCTCCCGCTCGTAGGAGAACAGGTCGTTGCGCAGGTGCACTCCATCGGAGAACGTGTCCTTGAGGACGCGCATCGGACGGGAATCGGCGATGCGGGCCGGGACCTCGGCGAAGACGGCGTGCTCCACGAGATCCGCCGACCAGGGAGCCCCACCCACCTTGCGGCGCATCTCGATGTACTCGATGGGGTTGGCGACACGGCGCTCGCTGATGTTGGCCAGCTCCCACATCGACTCATCGAGCAGGTTCTTGGTGCTCTCGAAGAACCGGCGCCGCCACTCCACGGATTTGCTCGGCACCGTGCGAGCCCACAGATCCGCCAGACCCCGCTCCACCGGATTGGTGGGCGCTGGCGGTGCGACGGAGAGGTCGACCGGCATGAACGCGGGAAGCCTGTCGAGGTACGCCTTAGCGCCCGTCAGATCCTTGGAGCGCTTGTAGACTTCGAGGAAGTGATCATCGAAGTAGAAGACCCAGACATACCAATCCGTCACCAGGTCGAGCTCCGGGCCGGGAGCCTCGGGATGGGTGTACGCGCAGAGCAGCGCGTAATCCATGGCATCGAACTTCGCCTCATCCCAGACATCGGGGGTCTTCCCGTCCTTCGGCGGATCCAGGATCCCCATCTCACGCGCCCACGCCTTGGAGTGCACCCGGGCCCCCTCGAGAGAGGGATTCAGGCGCGCCGGCCAGGGGACATAGAAGTCTGGCAATTCAAAGGGTTGTTTGACTGGCGCCGCGGTCATGGTTGCACCTCGTCGCACTCACAGGACAAGAAGTGCCTGGTAGGCAACGGACGGTGACCACTAGCACCTGGCATGCCAGCCCCTCCCGAAGCCTTCACTCAGAGGGGAGGTGCCTTGGATTCATCCGTGGCACCAGGAAGAGGGCCTGGTGACACGTCAATCGACGTGTCAGGAGGGAACTGACGTGTCAGCTCGGCTCACGGGTTCGCGCTGAGCGGCCCGTACCCGGCCCGTCAACGCACTGGTGCCCAGATGGCGCTGTGGGCCTCCGGCGCGTCCGGAGACACTTCCGCCGTATAGAAGTAGGCCGCGATCGCGGCTCGACCGCGACCCTCGGGACACTCCAGCGGGGATGGGTGGCCATGCCAGTAGTCATCGCCATGAGCCATCACGACCAGCCGATCGAGCAGCGGAGCGATTCGTGTCTCGCACCTGGAGAGATCGGCACTCCACAGCTCGAGGTCGCCGCCCCAGGCGGGTTCCCAGCCGGGGTTCAGGTAGTAGAGGACGGTGAGCCGCCGCGTGAGCGCTCGGAAACGATCGCGGTTGAAGTCCGCGTGAAGCGCCAGATGGCCCCCCCGCAGAGTGAGGTGCAGCCCGGCGCCCCGGAAATGAGGATCCGCGATGAGCCCCTGGACTCCGGTGAGCGTCTCCAGGAAATCGAGGAACGACATGCTCGAGAGCTCCGAGAGCAGGTGCCGGAGCGCTCCGTGCACACCCTCGAACGCCTTGCGCTGGAGTTGCCCCAGGCGCGCCGCCTGTTCCTGGTGATCGCGCCGCTTCCAGTGGGCGTCGGAGGCGCCCGGGAAGACCCCAGCCAGTCCGGACGCGAGCCGCTCTCCCAGGAAGCCATCGATGACGACGTGAGGATAGGGCCGTGCGGCGCCGTAGGCGTCACGATGGGCCAGCGCGAGCGAGCGGAGCGCCGTACGCGACAGGAAGAAGCTCGGACCCAACAACGGGCCTTCTTCGATGGTTGCGACGCTCACGGTGCCTCTCCGCCAGGGTTGCCGGCCTGCGATGATGCCATGAGGGCCCATCTCAGCAGAGGAGCGACTCCCTTGCTTGCCTGATCCGGGGGCTGGCGCGGGCCGTGCTCTCCTGGTCCGTGTCCTTCCGTGCTCGCTGAGCTGGTGCGTTGGGCGACGAAGGGACACCCGGTTGATGACCGTTGAGGGCACACGCGCCAAGGCCGGAACCCCCTGATGATCAGAGGATTCCGGCCTCGGCTTGTCGCTTCGAGTCGTTGCCGCCACCGCCAACCCGGTTATCGGTGGACGCACTCGGCGGGGTCAGCGCACCTCGAATTCGTAGATGCGCGTCGCCGGGTCGCCGTTCTGGGTCGGGGTGGTCACGTTGAGCTTGATGTAGCGCGCCGAGGTGGCGCTGATCGAGTGCGTCGAGGTGTTGGCGGTGTTGTTGGTCACGGTCACCGGGGTGCTCCAGCTGGTACCGTTGCTGGAGGTCTGGATGGTGAAGGCCCTGGTGTTCCAGGTGCTCGATTCACCGCCCGCGCCGGCATGCTTGACCACGAAGCTGCGGACCGTCTGCACCGAGCCGAGATCGACCTGCAGCCAGGACGAAGAAGCCAACGAGCAGAACTTGTCGGTGTTGCCGCCGGAGACGCTGCCGTTGACCGCCTTGGCGGGCGTTTCGCTGCTGTTGCAGGCGCTGGAGCCGGTCGCCGGTTTGTTGAGCGCCAGGTTGACGTTGCCGGCGCCGACCGAGACGGTCTGGGTCCTGGTGTGGCTGGCGCCGTCGTCATCGGTCACGGTCAGGCTGACGTCGTAGTTGCCGGCGCTGGCGTAGACATGGCTGGGATTGGTCGCGGTCGAGCCGCTGCCGTCGCCGAAATTCCAGCTGCGCGAGGCGATGCTGCCGTCGCTGTCGCTGGAGGAGTCGCTGAAGCTCGCGATCAGTCCGCTCACGCTGACGCCGAAATTGGCCACCGGCGGGGTGTTGCCACTGACCGCGGTGTTGATCGCCGCCGCGTACTGCGCGGTCGTGCCCTGCGACCAGCACTTCTGGATATCGTCATACAGCCACATGAAGCCGCCGCCGATGCCGGCGGTGGCCTTCCAGTTGCTCATCTTGCTCTGCACCGTGGCCGGACTGTCGCCGCTGCCGCAGCCGGTGCCGTGGCGCGACCACAGGCCCGGATCGACGGTCATGCCCATCGCGGTGTTCCAGCTGGCCGGATTGTTGCCGGCGCCTCCGTCGTACACCTGCAGGTAGATGGTGTCGACCGCGCTGCCGAGGTTGTCCTTGAGGTTCTTCCAGAAGCTCTGGTTGGTGTAGGGCGCGAAGGTGATCTTGTAGCCCAGGCCGATCAGCATCTGCCCGAACTGGGTGGTCGGGGAGAGGTCGTAGGCGCTCTCGTCGTCGAAGTTGACCGCGTCGGCGCCGGTGGCGTTCTTCAGCGCCTGGAAGTTGCGGTACAGGATGCTGTTGCTGCCGGTGCCGCAGACGATGGTGCTGCCGCAGCCGGCGGCGGTGCCGTTGACCAGCCTGGCCATGCGCTCGAAATCGGGAACGCTCCAGGCGCCGATCGACACTTCGATGCGATTGACCGAGGTCGGCGCGGTCTTGAGCGTGGCCAGCCGCGTCGGCCAGGCCGAGTCACCGATGTAGGCGCCGTTCTTGACCACCGGGATGTCGTTGTAGACCAGGTCGCCGTTGTCCTCGATATGGAAGCTCCACAGGATCACGGTGGTGAAGCCCGAGTTGCGCAGGTCGTCCATCACCGCGGTGCCGCCGGAATAGAACGGACCGCCGCCGTAGATCGCCGAATCGGCCTGGGCCGCCGGCGCGATCGCGGTCAGGGCGAGGGCGGCGAGCGCCGGCCAGGCTCGGCGGGAGGGACGGAGGCGGGACGAGAGTGGCTTCGACTTCGACATGGTGCGCTCCCCTGTAATGAGCGTCGTGGACGCGATGGCATCGATGCGCGCGCTCGCGCGCTCCTTGTCGCCGGCCTCGGCGATGGGTCCACATTGGGAGCACCGGAATCAGAGTGTCAACATGTTGTTCGATTTAAACATGGAAATAATGTTTTACCCGGCGTTGGTGGGATTTGGCGCCAGCACGTCGGGCGAGTCAGTCCGTTACACATCGAGCGGCGGCGGGCTGCCCTTGAGGACGTAGTAGAACCGCTTCGCCACTCCATGGAACTTCGCATCCTTGGGGATCATCGCCCGGAACAAGCCGGTCGCATGGTCCTCGAGCTGGTGCAGCAGGAAGCTCCTGGGCTGCCGCCGGAGGTACTCGGTGAAGTACTTCAGGACCTCGGCCTTCGAATACGCGCGCCCGTTGTCGGCGTACTTGGCGACGATCGGCGTGAACCACGGGTACAGGCTGTCGAGCCCGTGCAGCGTGGTCTTCATGAAGTTGCCGATCAGCAGGTCGTCGAAGATCTCGTACTCGACCGCGGTCATCAACGAGCCCCGAGGCACCTCGAAGGTGACACCGTACTTCGAGCGCTTGTTGTTCAGATCGATGGTGAGCTCGCGCCCACCCACTCGCAAGCGCACGAAGCCGAGCTTGCTCGCCAGGACCTGCTTGTTCTTGAAGTAGGCGACGAGCCTCTTGCGATCTTCCTCGTCGAGCGGCTCGCTCCAGTCGTCGCCGAACGCCTTCGGATCGCGGGGGCTCCTGTCGGCGGGGGGCGGTCGGAGCTCGGTCACCTCCCCCGTCTCACAATCCACCCGAACGAAGGCCGGCAGCACCTCGGAGCCAGGCAGTTCGAAGCCCTCGGCGTACGCGTCGATGGGAGTGGTGTAGGCCTCCCCCCAGAGACTGTCCTGGCGGCGGTAGCAGTGGAATGAGCTGAAGGGAATGAAGTACCGCGCATTGTACCGCCGCATGGGGGCGATCAGCGTCCGGCCCACCGGGTACTTCTTCGCGGCCCAGGGCTCGATGCGTTCCCCGTCCTCGTCGAACAGGTTGATCATGTCCGCGTCGCCGTAGCCGCTCAGCCTCAGGAGGAAGTTCCCCTCGTACTGGGAGGCCACCCGCGCCACCTCCGCACCCCAGCCGCGATCGACCGCGTCATTGAGGTTGATGACGAGCCGCTTGCCAATCTTCACCAGCAGGATGGAGTCCTGGAAGTAGTCCGTCATGCACATCACTTCGATATTGTCGGAGATGCGCGTCCAGGTCCGCTCCGCGAGGATGGTCACGTTGAATCCCTGAGCCGTCAGCTCCTCGTGGATCCGGCCGCCCACATGATCGCCGATGAGGATCTTCTTGCCGGAGAGCGCGGGCAGGGAGTCGCCGTTCAGGTGGTCCGGATGACCGTGCGAGAACCAGACGTATTCACACTCCTGGATGTGGCTCAGTTGCTCCGGTGGAATGGAGTAGCTCAGCCCCCAGCTCCCGAAATAGGCCGCGTCGCTGATCCACGGATCCGTGGCCAACATGGGCTTGCCGTCAATGGCAATGAGGGTGGCATTTCCGATGGTCTCGAATCCAAGCATGGGCTTCGTACCCCGTTCCGCGGCGAGAGGGGCGAGGACGATACGCCTGGTGGCCAGAGCCCGAATCAGCACGTTTGGATGAGAGAGCCGTTCGAGAGTTGACTTCTGAGTTCGTAACCCCTGAGATGAAAGAGGAGCGGACAATGCAACATCATGGAAATGGCGTGGCGCACGCGAGGGTCGGCCGCCGGAGCGTACTCTGAACAAGGGGGAGC contains:
- a CDS encoding 2OG-Fe(II) oxygenase; its protein translation is MSVATIEEGPLLGPSFFLSRTALRSLALAHRDAYGAARPYPHVVIDGFLGERLASGLAGVFPGASDAHWKRRDHQEQAARLGQLQRKAFEGVHGALRHLLSELSSMSFLDFLETLTGVQGLIADPHFRGAGLHLTLRGGHLALHADFNRDRFRALTRRLTVLYYLNPGWEPAWGGDLELWSADLSRCETRIAPLLDRLVVMAHGDDYWHGHPSPLECPEGRGRAAIAAYFYTAEVSPDAPEAHSAIWAPVR
- a CDS encoding MBL fold metallo-hydrolase produces the protein MLGFETIGNATLIAIDGKPMLATDPWISDAAYFGSWGLSYSIPPEQLSHIQECEYVWFSHGHPDHLNGDSLPALSGKKILIGDHVGGRIHEELTAQGFNVTILAERTWTRISDNIEVMCMTDYFQDSILLVKIGKRLVINLNDAVDRGWGAEVARVASQYEGNFLLRLSGYGDADMINLFDEDGERIEPWAAKKYPVGRTLIAPMRRYNARYFIPFSSFHCYRRQDSLWGEAYTTPIDAYAEGFELPGSEVLPAFVRVDCETGEVTELRPPPADRSPRDPKAFGDDWSEPLDEEDRKRLVAYFKNKQVLASKLGFVRLRVGGRELTIDLNNKRSKYGVTFEVPRGSLMTAVEYEIFDDLLIGNFMKTTLHGLDSLYPWFTPIVAKYADNGRAYSKAEVLKYFTEYLRRQPRSFLLHQLEDHATGLFRAMIPKDAKFHGVAKRFYYVLKGSPPPLDV
- a CDS encoding family 2 encapsulin nanocompartment cargo protein terpene cyclase — its product is MTAAPVKQPFELPDFYVPWPARLNPSLEGARVHSKAWAREMGILDPPKDGKTPDVWDEAKFDAMDYALLCAYTHPEAPGPELDLVTDWYVWVFYFDDHFLEVYKRSKDLTGAKAYLDRLPAFMPVDLSVAPPAPTNPVERGLADLWARTVPSKSVEWRRRFFESTKNLLDESMWELANISERRVANPIEYIEMRRKVGGAPWSADLVEHAVFAEVPARIADSRPMRVLKDTFSDGVHLRNDLFSYEREILEEGELSNCVLVLERFLNVDPPRAAHLTNEILTSRLQQFENTALTELPSLFEEYGLNPVERMHVLTYIRGLQDWQSGGHEWHMRSSRYMNKSAGSAGHSPISLPLGPTGLGTSAARLHLSPGALGLGRFKSYTHVPYTAVGPVKLPRFYMPYSTRQNAHLDAARRSSKEWARQMGMLDALPGLPGVYIWDDHTFDVADVALCGALIHPAASGPQLDLTAGWLVWGTYADDYFPALYGYTRDMAGAKVFNARLTAFMPDDPATLTAVPTNPVERGLADLWARTAGPMSADARNQFRRAIQDMTESWLWELANQIQNRVPDPVDYVEMRRKTFGSDLTMSLSRLAQGHGLPSGLFRTRTMRALENSAADYACLTNDVFSYQKEIEFEGEIHNGVLVVQRFLELDKQRGVEVVNELMTARMRQFEHIVATELPALVTHWGLDGKAQERLRGYVEQLQQWMAGVLIWHQTVDRYKEFELRKSRTPGRYMQQLRGPTGLGTSAARIASLLSGGNRPGPAGREKDRVLLTEGKR
- a CDS encoding PKD domain-containing protein, encoding MSKSKPLSSRLRPSRRAWPALAALALTAIAPAAQADSAIYGGGPFYSGGTAVMDDLRNSGFTTVILWSFHIEDNGDLVYNDIPVVKNGAYIGDSAWPTRLATLKTAPTSVNRIEVSIGAWSVPDFERMARLVNGTAAGCGSTIVCGTGSNSILYRNFQALKNATGADAVNFDDESAYDLSPTTQFGQMLIGLGYKITFAPYTNQSFWKNLKDNLGSAVDTIYLQVYDGGAGNNPASWNTAMGMTVDPGLWSRHGTGCGSGDSPATVQSKMSNWKATAGIGGGFMWLYDDIQKCWSQGTTAQYAAAINTAVSGNTPPVANFGVSVSGLIASFSDSSSDSDGSIASRSWNFGDGSGSTATNPSHVYASAGNYDVSLTVTDDDGASHTRTQTVSVGAGNVNLALNKPATGSSACNSSETPAKAVNGSVSGGNTDKFCSLASSSWLQVDLGSVQTVRSFVVKHAGAGGESSTWNTRAFTIQTSSNGTSWSTPVTVTNNTANTSTHSISATSARYIKLNVTTPTQNGDPATRIYEFEVR